In Armatimonadota bacterium, a single genomic region encodes these proteins:
- a CDS encoding ABC transporter ATP-binding protein — translation MAKSRFQMDPRIQRELIGQKRLIRIGLGCTAISSALYGSIIGLLNRLLEDLSVIGSTHKLQIGFLKDLAAEVDPAKRVQLTQIADRYGASAEQAFEAMKISTLLIVVVFLLRYFFTRGQTYFLAEAVARLTNGLRQRLVSKLLKMPVTYFNEKRAGSIQSILTNDVNVFQSAVQVLRDSIEAPLKAIIALIAILILQWQMAVVTLLMLPIIAYIVQRNAKKMRLAQKQVQSDFAEVGAVTQEVLQGVRVVKAFGAEQNVEQDYASLLNKSLKSQLRSAELVARLRPMVEMLGAFGLALAFLIGGYLALRGNMTVASMGALAFALDAINQGFRGITNLSSTYSSVQGAADRIYSEILDVPLPPEHTGRQTLDAISGLIEFRDVSFVYPDGTWALRNVSFSIQPGTSLALVGPSGAGKSTIADLLQRFYEPTSGAIYLDGTDIKHLDVNWLRSQIGVVPQHTFLFAGGIDENLRLGTPDASDEQLTKALQMAHAEDFSREFRERNVPVLGERGVRLSGGQMQRIAIARALVRDPSILLLDEATSALDAESEKAVTAALQEVMETRTTMFIAHRLTTAARADSILFLKRGEVIEQGSHTDLMAKNGQYSLLFKAFSDGLLEDNLG, via the coding sequence ATGGCAAAAAGTCGCTTCCAAATGGACCCGCGCATCCAACGCGAGCTCATCGGTCAAAAGCGACTAATCCGCATCGGTCTGGGATGCACTGCGATCAGTTCCGCTCTTTACGGAAGCATCATTGGGTTACTGAATCGGCTCCTGGAAGACCTGTCCGTAATCGGATCCACTCACAAGCTTCAGATCGGTTTTCTGAAGGATTTAGCTGCCGAGGTCGATCCCGCAAAGCGTGTTCAACTGACGCAGATCGCGGATAGGTACGGGGCAAGTGCCGAACAGGCATTCGAGGCGATGAAGATTAGCACACTGCTGATCGTCGTCGTGTTCTTGCTCCGCTACTTTTTCACTCGAGGTCAAACCTACTTCCTGGCGGAAGCAGTTGCTCGTCTGACAAATGGGCTCCGACAACGACTCGTTTCAAAGCTCCTCAAAATGCCTGTCACCTACTTTAACGAGAAGCGGGCGGGCTCGATTCAGAGCATTCTCACGAACGATGTCAACGTCTTTCAATCGGCGGTTCAAGTGCTTCGAGACTCAATCGAAGCCCCGCTCAAAGCCATCATTGCCCTGATCGCGATTCTGATTTTGCAGTGGCAAATGGCGGTTGTCACCCTGCTAATGCTCCCGATTATCGCTTACATCGTGCAACGAAACGCAAAAAAAATGCGTCTTGCCCAGAAGCAAGTGCAAAGCGATTTTGCCGAAGTAGGCGCTGTCACCCAGGAGGTGCTACAAGGCGTCCGAGTCGTCAAAGCGTTTGGCGCTGAACAGAATGTGGAACAGGATTATGCGTCCCTTCTAAACAAGAGCTTGAAGAGCCAGCTCCGCTCGGCAGAACTCGTTGCTCGCCTGCGACCGATGGTCGAAATGCTAGGAGCTTTTGGTTTGGCCTTAGCCTTTCTGATTGGCGGCTATTTGGCTCTCAGGGGAAACATGACGGTGGCCAGTATGGGAGCACTGGCGTTTGCTCTCGATGCCATCAATCAGGGGTTTCGTGGCATCACTAACCTGTCATCAACCTACTCCTCCGTCCAAGGTGCCGCTGATCGGATTTATTCAGAAATCCTTGATGTGCCCCTTCCGCCCGAGCACACCGGTCGTCAGACGCTTGATGCAATTAGCGGACTGATTGAGTTCCGCGATGTCTCCTTCGTCTACCCTGACGGAACTTGGGCGCTTCGAAACGTCTCGTTCTCCATTCAACCCGGCACCTCACTTGCCCTTGTTGGCCCTAGTGGAGCCGGAAAATCTACGATCGCTGACCTGCTGCAAAGATTCTATGAGCCGACCAGTGGAGCAATCTATCTTGACGGAACTGATATCAAGCATCTTGATGTGAACTGGCTCCGCAGCCAGATTGGCGTGGTCCCTCAGCACACCTTTTTGTTCGCGGGTGGAATTGACGAGAACCTACGCCTCGGCACTCCAGACGCCTCGGACGAACAGCTTACAAAAGCCCTTCAAATGGCTCACGCCGAAGACTTCTCACGTGAGTTCCGAGAACGGAACGTTCCTGTGCTTGGCGAACGAGGCGTTCGCCTGAGCGGCGGGCAAATGCAACGCATTGCCATCGCACGAGCACTGGTCCGGGACCCCTCGATTCTTCTGCTTGACGAAGCAACTAGTGCCCTGGATGCCGAGAGTGAGAAGGCAGTCACCGCCGCTCTCCAAGAGGTCATGGAGACCCGCACGACAATGTTCATCGCCCACCGTCTTACGACCGCTGCAAGAGCAGATTCGATTCTGTTTCTTAAACGCGGCGAAGTCATTGAACAAGGCTCGCATACCGATCTGATGGCGAAGAACGGTCAGTACTCCCTATTATTCAAAGCGTTTAGCGACGGCTTGTTGGAGGACAACCTTGGCTGA
- the asnS gene encoding asparagine--tRNA ligase has protein sequence MDYRRSYIKQLFELAPGTEATAFGWVKTRRDSKGLSFVQLNDGSTFKDLQIIVDEGVVDAELLKKVTTGSCVAFSGLIVESPAAGQAVELKASSLEIFGEADPLTYPLQKKGATMEFLREKAHLRVRGNTFGAVFRVRNQLSQAVHQFFDKRGFHYIHTPIITASDCEGAGAMFQVTTALEHAEDGYKLARKDPADDFFGKPSYLTVSGQLDAETLALGLTNVYTFGPTFRAENSSTSRHLAEFWMIEPEMAFCSLEGNMNLAEEFLKETIQHALDNCMPDLEFFNQRIEPELLKTLNHVVESGFERMTYTEAVKHLEASGENFEYPVSWGTDLQSEHERWLTEVKVGRPMILTDYPAEIKAFYMRLNDDGKTVRAMDVLAPRIGEIIGGSQREERLDVLERRILEAGLPIEAYWWYLDLRRFGSVPHAGFGLGFERLMMYVTGMKNIRDVIPYFRTPGNADF, from the coding sequence ATGGATTATCGACGTAGTTACATCAAGCAGCTTTTTGAACTCGCTCCTGGCACGGAGGCGACCGCTTTCGGCTGGGTCAAGACTCGGCGGGACAGCAAAGGTCTATCGTTTGTTCAGCTTAATGACGGCTCGACGTTCAAGGACTTGCAGATCATCGTCGATGAAGGCGTTGTTGACGCCGAGCTTTTGAAAAAAGTTACAACCGGTTCGTGCGTGGCATTTTCTGGACTGATTGTGGAGTCTCCGGCTGCGGGTCAGGCGGTCGAGCTCAAGGCCTCTTCCCTCGAAATTTTTGGGGAGGCCGACCCACTAACCTACCCATTGCAGAAGAAGGGAGCGACCATGGAGTTCCTTCGAGAGAAGGCTCACCTTCGCGTTCGTGGGAACACCTTTGGCGCGGTTTTCCGGGTTCGGAACCAGTTGTCGCAGGCCGTACACCAGTTCTTCGATAAGCGCGGTTTCCACTACATTCACACTCCGATCATCACTGCCAGTGACTGCGAAGGTGCTGGAGCGATGTTCCAAGTCACGACCGCTCTGGAACACGCCGAAGATGGATACAAGCTGGCGCGTAAAGACCCAGCGGACGATTTCTTTGGCAAGCCTTCTTATTTGACCGTAAGTGGTCAGTTGGATGCCGAAACGTTGGCACTTGGACTGACCAACGTGTACACGTTTGGCCCCACGTTCCGAGCCGAGAACTCGAGCACGAGCCGACACCTCGCCGAGTTCTGGATGATCGAGCCAGAGATGGCCTTCTGCTCGCTTGAAGGCAACATGAACCTTGCGGAAGAGTTTCTGAAGGAGACGATCCAACACGCGCTTGACAACTGTATGCCCGATCTGGAGTTCTTCAACCAACGCATCGAGCCAGAGCTACTGAAGACTCTCAACCACGTCGTAGAAAGCGGGTTCGAGCGGATGACATACACGGAAGCGGTCAAGCACCTCGAGGCAAGCGGTGAGAACTTCGAGTACCCCGTTAGCTGGGGAACTGACTTGCAGAGCGAGCACGAACGATGGCTCACCGAAGTTAAAGTTGGACGACCAATGATCCTGACCGATTATCCCGCGGAGATTAAAGCGTTCTACATGCGTCTCAACGACGACGGAAAGACCGTCCGCGCGATGGACGTTCTTGCTCCGCGAATCGGAGAGATCATTGGCGGATCGCAGCGCGAAGAGCGACTGGATGTGCTTGAGCGGCGTATCTTGGAAGCAGGTCTGCCGATTGAAGCCTACTGGTGGTACCTTGATCTGCGCCGTTTCGGCTCAGTGCCCCACGCGGGCTTCGGGCTCGGCTTTGAGCGGTTGATGATGTACGTGACGGGAATGAAAAATATTCGGGACGTGATCCCTTACTTCCGCACTCCCGGCAACGCGGATTTCTAA
- a CDS encoding sulfatase, with product MLTAVLGMMASIGTLGQRPNIVLIFSDDHARRAISAYGSKVNRTPNIDRLARNGALFERHYTSNPICAPSRATLLTGKYSHLNGHKDNASAFDGKQSNVAKLLQASGYETAWIGKWHLVSEPTGFDHWEILRGQGEYYDPTILSASGTSKATGYTTEVSTEKALGFLRKQHDKPFFMVVGHKAPHRPWIPGPKSLEMFKNTVFPEPKTLRTDYATLASGAKTVGMGVGSNLNPTSDLYVGRAPATSVTSYLDLWRKTYSREDAEYTESLKKGDLVGANYQRYMRQYLRCVQDVDTSVGQLMDALKEAKLDKNTIVIYASDQGFFLGEKGWFDKRWYYEPSAGTPLVISAPGVKARRINSLSENVDIAPTLLDFAKCAPDPWMQGSSLVPTMLSGKGEKEFAYGHFYENNDGEHKVPKYVSIVGERYKLICYYELQEFELFDLKADPEESKNLWVGMPTPAELKTRMYQSLMSKMRQVREEVEVIQKVRECATVVHR from the coding sequence ATGCTGACTGCTGTGCTGGGGATGATGGCTTCGATCGGAACTCTCGGTCAACGGCCCAACATCGTTCTGATCTTTTCGGACGATCACGCTCGGCGGGCGATTTCCGCTTACGGTTCAAAGGTGAATCGGACGCCGAACATTGACCGACTAGCTAGGAACGGCGCGCTGTTCGAGCGGCATTACACTTCAAATCCGATCTGTGCTCCTAGCCGAGCGACCCTCCTTACGGGAAAATACAGCCACCTCAACGGACATAAAGATAATGCATCAGCCTTCGACGGCAAACAGTCCAACGTCGCGAAACTCCTACAAGCCAGCGGCTACGAGACGGCCTGGATCGGTAAGTGGCACCTCGTTTCTGAACCGACCGGCTTCGATCACTGGGAAATCTTGCGCGGCCAGGGCGAATACTATGACCCAACAATCTTGTCCGCTTCGGGAACTTCAAAGGCGACTGGTTACACCACAGAAGTCAGCACCGAAAAGGCACTGGGATTTCTAAGAAAGCAACACGACAAACCGTTCTTCATGGTTGTCGGGCACAAGGCTCCTCACCGACCCTGGATTCCTGGACCGAAGAGCCTGGAGATGTTCAAGAATACGGTGTTCCCTGAGCCGAAAACCCTGAGGACCGATTATGCGACGCTTGCCTCAGGCGCAAAAACTGTCGGCATGGGAGTCGGCTCGAATCTGAATCCGACGAGCGATCTGTATGTTGGCCGAGCCCCGGCAACTTCGGTCACAAGTTACCTCGATCTTTGGCGAAAAACTTATTCGCGCGAAGACGCGGAGTATACAGAGTCACTCAAGAAGGGCGACTTGGTCGGTGCCAACTACCAGCGGTACATGAGGCAATATTTGCGGTGTGTCCAAGATGTCGACACCAGCGTCGGGCAACTGATGGATGCCCTTAAAGAAGCTAAGCTGGACAAGAACACCATCGTGATCTATGCGTCTGACCAAGGCTTCTTTCTTGGCGAGAAGGGCTGGTTTGATAAGCGGTGGTACTACGAACCCTCGGCGGGCACACCGCTCGTAATCTCTGCCCCCGGAGTGAAAGCTCGGCGGATCAACAGCCTTAGCGAAAACGTCGACATTGCGCCGACTCTGTTAGATTTCGCCAAGTGTGCTCCGGATCCCTGGATGCAAGGAAGCAGTCTAGTTCCCACAATGCTGTCCGGGAAGGGTGAGAAAGAGTTCGCCTATGGGCACTTCTACGAGAACAACGATGGCGAGCACAAGGTGCCGAAATACGTTTCAATTGTCGGTGAGCGGTACAAGTTGATTTGCTACTATGAGTTGCAAGAGTTCGAGTTGTTTGATCTGAAAGCTGATCCCGAGGAGTCGAAGAATCTATGGGTTGGTATGCCCACTCCAGCCGAGCTCAAGACTCGAATGTATCAGTCGTTAATGTCGAAGATGCGGCAGGTTCGAGAGGAAGTTGAAGTCATCCAGAAAGTGCGGGAATGTGCAACGGTCGTCCATCGATAG
- a CDS encoding uracil-DNA glycosylase family protein: MSSSARVLIAGQAPGRKVHESGIPFDDASGERLRDWLGLSREEFYDASKVAILPMGFCYPGTGKSGDLPPRPECAEAWRQRLTDQMRELRLTIVIGQYAQAYHMSDERRSLTEAVKDDSSQYESLILIPHPSPRNNIWLAKNPWFVSDVLPTIKERVRAALIESSS; this comes from the coding sequence ATGTCATCTTCAGCGCGCGTATTGATCGCGGGGCAAGCACCGGGCCGAAAAGTTCACGAGTCCGGAATTCCGTTTGACGACGCTAGCGGAGAGCGATTGCGGGACTGGCTCGGACTAAGCCGCGAAGAGTTCTATGATGCCAGCAAAGTCGCGATCCTTCCCATGGGTTTCTGCTACCCAGGAACTGGGAAATCAGGCGATTTGCCACCACGTCCGGAGTGCGCCGAGGCGTGGCGACAGCGATTGACTGACCAGATGAGGGAGTTGCGGCTGACGATTGTCATCGGCCAATACGCACAGGCTTACCATATGTCCGATGAGCGCCGATCCTTGACCGAAGCAGTGAAGGATGATTCTTCTCAATATGAATCGCTGATACTCATTCCCCACCCTTCCCCTCGGAACAACATCTGGCTGGCAAAAAATCCGTGGTTTGTCAGCGATGTTTTGCCTACAATCAAGGAGCGGGTTCGCGCCGCGTTGATCGAATCCAGCTCCTAG
- a CDS encoding polyamine aminopropyltransferase, with product MSESHFTFPIRSDKLTMTCSVTSTVFDAQTEFQRVTILDTEVYGKALLLDGHIQLTDFDEKAYHEALVQIPALNLPSFAKALVIGGGDGGVIRELCRHASVTQIDMVEIDKGVVAACKEHMPSLSNGAFDDPRVRLHLTDAFAWVKSASDQYDLIVVDSTDTYEDEEGEISEMLWTSGFYTDLLRLLSPDGFVVTQADNHVYCPYSSEDVLELFGSVFPSKGFYFALVPSFGGFSGFVWGSKGAAPAPKWSVEFDKGWSTLNESTYNLAFSELAFA from the coding sequence GTGTCGGAATCGCACTTCACTTTCCCTATTCGCTCGGACAAGCTAACCATGACCTGCTCGGTCACTTCCACGGTTTTCGACGCTCAAACGGAGTTTCAGCGAGTCACGATTCTGGACACGGAAGTGTATGGTAAGGCGCTTTTATTGGATGGCCACATCCAGCTCACTGATTTTGACGAGAAGGCTTATCACGAAGCGTTGGTTCAGATTCCTGCTCTCAATCTGCCCTCGTTTGCGAAGGCATTGGTAATCGGCGGCGGCGACGGTGGAGTTATTCGAGAGCTTTGCAGACACGCGTCGGTGACTCAGATCGACATGGTCGAAATTGATAAGGGTGTCGTTGCTGCCTGCAAAGAGCACATGCCTTCCCTTTCGAACGGAGCTTTTGACGACCCGCGAGTTCGGTTGCATCTCACCGACGCCTTTGCCTGGGTGAAGTCAGCTTCGGACCAGTATGACTTGATCGTTGTGGATTCGACCGACACCTACGAGGACGAAGAGGGAGAAATCAGCGAAATGCTTTGGACTTCGGGGTTCTACACTGACCTACTTCGGTTGTTGTCACCCGATGGCTTTGTGGTGACACAGGCGGACAACCATGTCTATTGCCCGTATTCGTCTGAAGACGTCCTTGAGCTCTTCGGATCAGTTTTCCCGTCGAAAGGCTTCTATTTCGCGCTCGTTCCTTCCTTTGGCGGTTTTTCGGGATTCGTTTGGGGATCGAAGGGCGCAGCACCAGCGCCGAAATGGTCGGTTGAGTTTGACAAAGGATGGTCAACGCTGAATGAATCGACTTATAATTTAGCGTTCAGTGAGCTAGCATTTGCATGA
- a CDS encoding TMEM175 family protein — translation MSLSRELKDEGSNSARVRALSDGVFAIVLTFLIFRLDIAKLSDAGSDREIINAIKEQAAPLLGYILSFFIIGGFWMMHQRVFRHLSKFNRELYWLNLQFLFFLSILPLTTSIHSGNHELRIGWWLYAGNVTVAGLGLLGLWLRASRDSLLDSTVDHVVQAFYIWRLATIPLVFLVSILVSFQNVIVAQWVPLAVPLVSWVVHKFFERRADSNVIHLDIAA, via the coding sequence ATGTCATTGAGTAGGGAGCTGAAGGATGAAGGGTCAAACTCGGCGCGTGTTCGTGCGCTCAGCGACGGCGTCTTTGCCATCGTTCTCACGTTCCTCATTTTTCGACTCGATATCGCAAAACTCAGCGACGCGGGGTCGGACCGCGAGATCATCAATGCCATCAAAGAGCAAGCCGCTCCTCTGCTCGGCTACATCTTGAGTTTCTTCATCATTGGCGGCTTCTGGATGATGCATCAACGGGTTTTTCGTCACCTGTCGAAGTTCAACCGCGAACTGTATTGGCTGAACTTGCAGTTCCTCTTCTTCCTTTCTATTTTGCCTCTCACAACTTCCATTCATTCTGGCAACCATGAGCTTCGGATTGGGTGGTGGCTGTATGCCGGAAACGTCACAGTTGCCGGACTCGGTCTTCTCGGGCTGTGGCTACGAGCATCCAGAGATTCGCTTCTGGACAGCACGGTGGACCACGTTGTGCAAGCGTTTTATATCTGGAGGCTTGCGACGATCCCGCTCGTGTTTCTCGTCTCAATCTTGGTTTCGTTCCAAAATGTGATTGTCGCACAGTGGGTGCCGTTAGCCGTCCCGCTGGTCTCGTGGGTTGTTCACAAATTCTTCGAGCGCCGGGCTGATTCAAACGTGATTCACTTGGACATCGCGGCTTGA
- a CDS encoding DEAD/DEAH box helicase: MPNTQNRGASRGDASPKRFRKYAASTTITARNSDRPSRPRHESTAVVETAIAPMAFTALGLPNWLASRLTPMGISEPTEIQGAAIPVALTGVDVVGLAQTGTGKTLAFGLPMLVKLGQYDQGLVLAPTRELAAQIQETFQKLGVRTALLIGGAPMGRQVSQLRSNPKVIVATPGRLADHLAQRTVNLRDVRVAVLDEADRMLDMGFIGPIRDILGKTPTDRQTLLFSATFPQEIERLASEFMRDPQRIEVAKQGTAIDLVTQELLVLQKDSKPEMLRRIVYEEKGTILVFSRTRHGATKLAKAMRNDGHTAAELHSDRTLAQRMSALKGFKTGEYRVMVATDIAARGIDVKGISLVVNYDVPENPEDYVHRIGRTGRAGAKGRAVMLASPDQHRDVRDIEKLMGMQLAISEDSECSLPAPRTHGGRPGQGGNRPSRNRGRKTGAWRGGSGR, translated from the coding sequence ATGCCAAATACCCAAAACCGGGGTGCATCGCGTGGCGATGCCTCACCCAAACGATTCCGAAAATACGCCGCTTCGACAACGATCACGGCGCGAAATTCGGATCGACCTTCACGACCGCGACACGAGTCCACTGCGGTTGTGGAGACTGCCATCGCCCCGATGGCCTTCACTGCACTTGGACTCCCTAACTGGCTTGCTAGTCGGCTGACGCCGATGGGCATTTCTGAGCCTACAGAGATCCAAGGAGCAGCCATTCCGGTCGCTTTGACTGGTGTTGATGTTGTTGGCCTTGCTCAGACGGGAACGGGCAAAACGCTTGCGTTTGGCCTGCCAATGCTTGTGAAGCTTGGTCAGTACGACCAAGGGCTGGTGCTTGCACCAACTCGTGAGCTTGCCGCTCAGATTCAAGAGACGTTCCAGAAACTCGGAGTGCGAACAGCGCTTCTCATCGGCGGCGCGCCAATGGGTCGTCAAGTTAGCCAGCTTCGTTCGAATCCTAAGGTCATCGTTGCGACCCCAGGTCGGCTTGCCGATCACCTGGCTCAGCGAACGGTTAATCTCCGCGACGTTCGGGTTGCGGTACTTGACGAAGCCGATCGAATGCTCGATATGGGTTTCATCGGACCGATTCGAGACATCCTCGGCAAGACTCCTACAGACCGACAGACTCTGTTGTTCTCAGCGACCTTCCCTCAAGAGATTGAGCGATTGGCCTCGGAGTTCATGCGAGACCCTCAGCGAATCGAGGTTGCCAAACAGGGCACCGCGATTGACCTGGTTACCCAGGAGCTGTTGGTTCTGCAGAAAGACTCTAAGCCGGAGATGCTTCGCCGAATCGTTTACGAAGAAAAGGGCACCATTTTGGTGTTCTCTCGAACTCGACACGGGGCGACCAAACTCGCGAAGGCGATGCGGAACGACGGCCACACGGCTGCCGAACTGCACTCTGACCGAACCCTTGCCCAGCGCATGAGTGCCCTCAAGGGCTTCAAGACTGGCGAGTACCGAGTCATGGTTGCGACCGACATCGCCGCTCGTGGAATTGACGTCAAGGGAATCTCCTTGGTCGTCAACTACGACGTGCCGGAGAATCCTGAGGATTACGTTCACCGAATCGGTCGAACCGGTCGAGCTGGTGCCAAAGGCCGAGCCGTGATGCTTGCATCGCCGGACCAGCACCGAGATGTGCGAGACATCGAGAAGCTGATGGGAATGCAACTTGCAATCTCCGAAGATTCTGAGTGTTCGCTGCCCGCTCCGCGCACCCACGGCGGACGACCAGGCCAAGGCGGAAACCGCCCAAGCCGAAATCGCGGTCGGAAGACTGGTGCTTGGCGCGGCGGAAGCGGACGCTAG
- a CDS encoding alpha-amylase family glycosyl hydrolase: MLTGALVLMSTLTTSKDFARRAADWRNGAVVYQVMVDRFAPSVNLEAKKALYASPKRLLPWTTEPKQGKNNEKLGMWSHEIDFWGGDLASFESKQSYIKELGADVVYFLPIFEGFTNHKYDTMDYTKIDPQYGTREDLRRVVKGLHRDGMKVMLDGVFNHLSQYAPIFTAARADATDARRDWFFFDDKGAYRAYANVRNMPAWNLENKSVRDYLWNAKSSIIRQYLKDGVDGWRLDVAFEVGPQWCDEITKAAHKEKNGSWVVGEVAGYPSDWFPQLDGTYNFTPFAIGRAMLDGKMSGGQASLALQHMVEDAGIENLLRSWVHTDNHDTARLASVVPGFEDRNFVRAIQFLVPGSPVLYYGSELGMEGKDDPMNRAPMRWDLVSDSNPDLASTRKLVALRKESPALRYGDCLGLATEKLLGFVRTTDKVREAVIVVANPTSKAVTETFPSRVGRIMSWGELEDALSGTKYRSVNGMLTVTVPPKSVQVLRPITSATDGISRYHRIDPLN, translated from the coding sequence ATGCTCACTGGAGCTTTGGTGCTGATGTCGACGTTGACTACCTCAAAGGATTTTGCCCGCCGGGCGGCGGATTGGCGGAATGGGGCGGTGGTTTACCAGGTAATGGTGGACCGCTTTGCGCCTTCGGTGAACCTTGAGGCGAAGAAAGCTTTGTACGCTTCTCCGAAGCGACTCTTGCCGTGGACCACTGAACCCAAGCAGGGGAAGAACAACGAGAAGCTGGGGATGTGGTCGCACGAGATCGATTTTTGGGGCGGGGATTTGGCCTCGTTCGAGTCGAAGCAGAGCTACATCAAGGAGCTCGGGGCGGATGTTGTGTACTTCCTGCCGATCTTTGAGGGGTTTACCAACCACAAGTACGACACGATGGATTACACCAAGATCGACCCCCAGTACGGTACACGGGAAGATTTACGGCGTGTGGTGAAGGGGCTCCATCGTGACGGGATGAAGGTGATGCTGGATGGCGTCTTTAACCATCTCAGCCAGTATGCGCCGATATTCACGGCAGCTCGGGCGGATGCGACGGACGCTCGTCGGGATTGGTTTTTCTTTGACGACAAGGGCGCTTATCGGGCATACGCCAACGTTCGGAACATGCCGGCGTGGAACCTAGAGAACAAGTCGGTTCGGGATTATCTTTGGAATGCGAAGTCCTCGATTATCCGGCAGTATCTCAAGGACGGCGTCGATGGCTGGCGGCTGGATGTGGCGTTTGAAGTCGGTCCTCAGTGGTGCGACGAAATCACCAAGGCGGCGCACAAAGAGAAAAATGGATCGTGGGTTGTGGGAGAGGTTGCCGGGTATCCGTCGGACTGGTTCCCGCAGCTTGATGGAACGTACAACTTCACTCCATTTGCCATCGGACGGGCGATGCTCGACGGCAAGATGTCTGGCGGACAGGCGAGCTTGGCTTTGCAGCATATGGTCGAGGACGCAGGGATCGAGAACTTACTCCGAAGTTGGGTGCATACCGATAACCACGATACAGCGCGGCTGGCGAGTGTGGTGCCTGGTTTCGAAGATCGGAATTTTGTTCGGGCAATTCAGTTCCTGGTGCCCGGGTCGCCGGTTTTGTATTACGGCTCTGAACTAGGGATGGAGGGTAAGGATGACCCGATGAACCGAGCCCCGATGCGTTGGGACTTGGTGAGTGATTCGAATCCGGATTTGGCTTCGACTCGGAAATTGGTAGCCTTGCGAAAGGAATCTCCGGCTTTGCGTTATGGGGATTGCTTGGGTTTGGCGACGGAGAAGTTGTTGGGGTTTGTGCGGACGACAGACAAGGTTCGGGAGGCGGTGATTGTGGTTGCGAATCCGACGAGCAAAGCGGTGACGGAGACGTTTCCTAGCCGGGTCGGGCGGATTATGAGCTGGGGTGAGCTGGAAGATGCGCTGAGCGGGACGAAGTACCGGAGCGTGAACGGGATGTTGACGGTGACAGTGCCCCCGAAGTCGGTTCAAGTGTTGCGGCCGATCACGTCGGCGACCGACGGCATCAGCCGCTACCACCGGATTGATCCGCTAAACTAA
- a CDS encoding metallophosphoesterase family protein, producing the protein MKIGIALVAFGLIGGVGVAPQDTTPSQVHISYGEDPTRMMRVMWQTASPTGTRTVEYGETKELGMVAPGIQPTYPYQTGAICEATLYNLKPKTKYFYRVGSKEGGFSPVREFMTAEPDPKEFVFTAYGDHGVSSDAAKNVENVLFEKPAFHLMLGDISYANGDQPIWDKYLQQIEPMTSVIPYMLTLGNHENEDIKIDGASTKIGYMSTLARFAMPGAENWYTFDYGCARFVSINSDAYKAPGHLEWLDATLATARKDPSVKWIVVMQHHPVYGTSKGRGDNQGLIDNVAPIYDKYKVDLVLQGHDHHYERQYPMRSNAIASKDKSKYKKGVGTLYVIEGGGGRPMYDFSDPMPEKCALREKTNGYLRVKVTKKSISLEAKRLDRSLIEKYEISE; encoded by the coding sequence ATGAAGATTGGTATTGCTCTTGTCGCGTTCGGTTTGATTGGCGGTGTCGGAGTTGCTCCGCAGGATACGACACCCAGCCAGGTTCACATCTCCTATGGCGAGGACCCGACTCGGATGATGCGGGTTATGTGGCAGACGGCGAGTCCAACTGGGACTCGCACGGTTGAGTACGGAGAGACTAAGGAGCTTGGGATGGTTGCCCCGGGGATTCAGCCGACTTATCCTTACCAAACCGGCGCGATTTGTGAGGCGACGCTTTACAACCTGAAGCCTAAGACGAAGTACTTCTACAGAGTTGGTAGCAAGGAAGGTGGATTCAGCCCGGTGCGCGAGTTCATGACGGCGGAGCCAGATCCTAAGGAGTTCGTTTTTACTGCTTACGGCGATCACGGTGTCTCGTCGGATGCGGCGAAGAATGTTGAGAACGTTCTTTTCGAGAAGCCGGCTTTCCATCTGATGCTCGGCGACATCTCTTATGCCAACGGAGATCAGCCGATTTGGGACAAGTACCTGCAGCAGATCGAGCCAATGACCAGCGTCATCCCCTACATGCTCACTTTGGGTAATCACGAGAACGAGGACATCAAGATTGATGGTGCCTCGACCAAGATCGGGTATATGTCGACGCTCGCCCGATTTGCGATGCCGGGGGCCGAGAATTGGTACACGTTCGACTACGGCTGCGCCCGCTTTGTCTCCATCAATTCCGACGCCTACAAAGCTCCGGGGCACCTGGAGTGGCTCGATGCGACGTTGGCGACGGCTCGGAAAGACCCGTCAGTGAAGTGGATCGTGGTAATGCAGCACCACCCGGTCTACGGAACCTCGAAAGGACGCGGCGATAACCAAGGGCTGATCGATAACGTGGCTCCGATCTACGATAAGTACAAGGTTGACTTGGTTCTGCAGGGCCACGACCACCACTACGAGCGGCAGTACCCCATGCGCTCCAACGCGATTGCCAGCAAAGACAAGAGCAAGTACAAGAAGGGCGTTGGAACTCTTTATGTGATCGAGGGCGGCGGCGGACGGCCGATGTACGACTTCAGCGACCCGATGCCGGAGAAGTGCGCTCTGCGCGAGAAGACGAATGGATACCTGCGGGTGAAGGTGACGAAGAAGTCGATTTCGCTTGAGGCGAAGCGGCTGGATCGGTCACTCATCGAGAAGTACGAGATCAGCGAGTAA